The nucleotide window TTTATTCGGCCTCACGATGTTTGAAGATAGAAGAATATGATTCTATTAACTTCACTTGAAAGGAGGTGAAAAAGATGGCAAGAGCAATCACTGTTGAACCAGCAAAACTTGAAACGACTGCTAACAAGATTGACCAGCAGGCCGCTGATTACGAACGAAACTATAAAGCTCTTTTCAGTGAGGTTGAAGCGATGGCTGCTGCTTGGCAGGGTGCCGATAACCAGGCATATACTGCACAAATCAAGGGCTTCATGGACGACTTCAATAAAATGACTCAGTTGATGAGACAGTACTCTGAGTTCCTGAAAATGAGCGCGAAAACATACCGCGACACTCAATCAGAGGTTATTAACCAGGCTAAGAGATTGAGCAACTAATCCTTAACATAACGCAGGAGGTGAAATACATTGGCAGGAGATGGAATCAAAATCTCGCTTGGCGAGGTTAGCAAAACGGCGGGCCAAATCCGCAACCTTAACCAGCAACTATCCACTAGATTGGAAGAAATCAAGAAGGACATGAATGCACTATCGTCATCATGGAACTCTGATGCATCCAACACAATCCGCGGCAACTTCAACTCACTGGCACCACGATTTGAAGAATATCGCCAGGTCGTCGACAGTTACGCCAAATTCTTGGATAACACGGTCACTAACTACAACACTGCAGAAACAGCAATCAACAACAACGCCAGCTCTTTTAAATAATCACTTTTTACAGAGGGTAGGGGGCAAGCGGCTGGTGCAGTTTGCCCTTCTGTAAAATAACCCCCCTGTAACGCGGCGGTGAGCATTAAACGGGGATTATCCGTGACTCAACGGGGATTATCCATCATCCAACGGGGATTATCCGTGACTCAACGGGGATTATCCATCATCCAACGGGGATTAAAAGCGGTTTAAGGGGATTATCCGCAGGTGAACGAAGATGAAAAGCGTATTAACGGGGAAGTAACCGTGACCCAGCTGGTGGAATGGGTCCCTTTATAGGAAAAACGAGTCCAACCGGAGATAAAATGACCACAACTGGAGATAAATTTTCTCCAACTGGAGATAAAATAATTTTAACCGGAGATAAAAGTTCTTCAACCGGAGATAAAATTATTTCACGGGATATAAAGTCATTTTTTTAAAAAAAAGGGGTCCGTTGGTCCAAATTCATACATAAATTCAAAATTGGAGTCGAAGCGCAATGATCAAACATGCGGAATTTAAACTGGAAAGCTACGGAATTTCGAAATTCCTTTATTATCATGCGAACAGCAAGGCGGATATCGATGGCGGCCAGGTGGAGCTGCTGAGAGCGAGCCGGGTTCCGGGAATCCTGCCGTGCCATGCGATTTTAGAGGGAGATAACTGCTTTCTTCGCTATGACATGCTTTCCGATAACACGCTTGAAATGCTGAATTCTACGCCGGCGACGAAGGAGCGTCTGTACAACAGCTTCCTCAACATTGCCGAAACATTGGTGGATGCTCAAGCAAGCGGTCTGGATATCGCAAATTTCGTGTTCAGCCAGCGTGACATCTTTATTGATAATTTTTCAAACAGATTAGTTTTTATCTACCTTCCTGTAAAAAATAATATTTTTGAAAAGGTATCACTTAAAGAGTTCCTGCAGGACATGCTGCTGTCGGCTCCTTACGACGAAAAGGATGATGCCGCATTTTTTATCAAACTCCATAACTATCTGGTCGAGACAAAGAAAATCAAGCCTGAAGAGCTGCTGGAAAAAGTGAATGAGCTCGGCGGGGATGAAACACTCGTCCGCCAGCCTTACAAGATGCCGGATAAACCGAAGCAGGAAGCGACCCTACAAACAGTAACAGACCAAGAACCAATACTTGAACCCTCAGAGCTTGGGATACCGTCCATCAACCCGAATTTCTACAGTCCTGGCAGTGAAGTCCATACCATGAAAACGAGCGTTGACAATGGCGTGCTGACTTCTGAGTACACAAGCCAGAAGAAGGATGTAAAAACAGGCCGCAAGCTTGAAATTGAGGAAGAAGTCAACTACAAGCGGATCACGAGGGCGGAGCTTGGTGAAAACAATGCCTTGTTAAAAGAAGCTTCGGCACTCGGTGGCGGAACATCAATCAACATCCAGCCTGGCCATTGCCAGCAGCAGTGAATCGGAGGACGGAGGCACGACAGTACTTGGCGTCACGGCAGATGAGGATGAGGGAACGACAACCCTTGGACATTCAACCCGCAGGCCATTTTTACTGGCAGTCTCAAAGAATGAAAAAATCACGATTGCCAAGGACTTTTTCAAAATTGGCCGCGATCCGATGAGGGCGGACTTTGCCACTGAAAACAAAGTAATCGGCCGGGTGCATGCCCATGTGATCGTAACGAACGGCGAATACTTCCTGGAAGACAATCACTCGACCAACGGTAGTTTCGTGAATGGTGTGAAGGTCTCGCCAAAGGAAAAAGTCAAAATCAAGCACGAAGATAAAATCAAGCTCGCGAACGAGGAATTCATCTTCAAGGTTTATTGATGGATAGGAGGAACCAAAATGGCATTTCAAGTGGCCTATCATACCGACATAGGAATCAAGAAGAAAACGAACCAGGATGGGCTGTTGCTGAAAACGGCGAAGACACCTGATGGGGAAATCGGTCTATTCATCATCTGCGACGGAATGGGCGGGCTTTCACATGGTGAACTGGCAAGCGCTACGGTGATCAGAGGAATGTCCGAGTGGTTTGACAATGATCTGCCGGAGCTTCTGGGTTCCGGCATCGCGGAAGACGATTTTCCCGGCAAGCTTGAGGAGCGTGTCCGCGAGCTGAACACAAAAATCCTTGAATATGGCGAGGCAGCAAACATCAAGCTTGGAACGACAATCACAGCTTTGCTTCTCCTCCATAAGCAATATTATATTTTGCAGATTGGGGACAGCAGGGCTTACAGCATAAACAATCATCTGATAAAACTGACCGAAGACCAGACACTCGTCGAACGCGAGTTGCAGCGCGGCAATATTACCGCCGAACAGGCGAGAATCGACCCGCGCCGGAATGTGTTGCTCCAGTGCGTTGGCGCAACAAAGGACATCAACGTCGTCATCACTTCAGGCGAAGTCGACAGCGAAAACATGTTTATGCTCTGCACGGACGGATTTTACCATGAAATCACTGATGAAGAAATGGTCACAAACCTGAACCCGCAACATTTTACCGATGAAAAACAGATGAAAGAAACGCTCGTACAACTCGTCGAGCTCGCAAAAGAACGCCAAGAAACAGACAATATCTCGATTCTGCTGGCAAAACGGGACATGGGGAAAGTTCTTGCGTTCCGATAATTGGGGTTTGCTGGAACCATCCCCGCGTTTCTAGGAGGAATTACCTTGATACAAATTGGCACGATCATTGATGACAGATATGAAATATTGAAGGAAATCGGGCGTGGCGGCATGAGTGTCGTCTACCTGGCGATGGACAACCGGCTGAATAAATCGCTTGTCGTCAAGGATATCCGCAAGCGCAGCAACAGCAACAACGAGCTCTTGATCAACAGTCTGGTCGTTGAGGCGAACATGCTGAAAAAACTCGACCATGGCTCTTTGCCAAAAATATACGACATCATCGAGTCCGAAGGTGACATCTATGTGGTGATGGACTATATCGAAGGCGAGTCACTGAAGGAAAGGCTCAAGCGCGATGGAAAAATCCCGGCGAAAGAGGTCATTGAGTGGGCAAAGCAGCTGAGCGGTGTACTTGGCTATCTTCACACGCGCAAGCCATACCCGATTATCTACCGCGACATGAAGCCGGACAATGTCATGCTCACGCCAGAGGGTAAAATCAAGCTGATCGACTTCGGGATCGCGCGTGAATTCAAAACTGAGAATCTATCGGATACGACAAACCTTGGTACAAAAGGGTATGCGGCACCCGAACAAATTTCCGGCAGACAGACAGACGCGAAAACGGATATTTATAGTCTGGGAATCACACTCTACCACCTTGTCACCGGGAAAAATCTCAGCGAACCGCCGTTCGAGATAAGGCCAATCCGCGAGTGGGACCCGTCGCTGCCGGAGGGCCTCGAACATATCATCAAAAAATGCACCCAGGCCGAGCCGGCGAACCGTTACCAGAACTGTGAGGAGCTGAGCTATGACCTCGAGCACATCAACAGGCTGACAAAAGGCTACAAGAACATGCTCATTAAGAAGCTGGCTATGTTCGTCGTTCCAGCCGTACTGTTCCTGGCGTTCTCAACAACCTCGGCCCTCGGCTATAAAGGGATGAAGAATGAGCAATTCCAGGATTATATGAATCTTGTAAATCAGGCGAGCATTGCCTTGATGGACGGTGAACAGACCGAAGCGATCAAGCTTCTCGAGAGTGCGACCCGCGTAGATAAAGAACGACCGGAGGCCTACATCAATCTGCTTGATTTATATATTAATAGAAACCAGACAGACGAAGGACTCGCCAAGATGGAATCATACATACAGGATAAATACGGGGGAGTCCACGAGAATAATGAAGTTCTTTTCAAGGTGGGGATGACCTATTTTGATGTGAAAAGGGACTATAACAACGCGCTGAAATACTTCCAGCAGATCGATGAAAAAGAACTGCCGGATGCGAAATATTACAAGTCGCTGGCAACGACAATGAGCAGCCTGAACGTCGATTATACGAAATTCGCCGGCGATCTCCAGGAATTCCACCAGTATAATGACGGACTGGCGAATGACAGCAAGAAAATCGATAACTATAACTCTCTTGCAAATATCTATATTTCATATAAGAGCCAGATTCCTGAATCAAACACACAGGCAATCGAGATTGTCCAGAAGGCGAAGGAAGTACTGGCAAAGCTTGAGAACGAACAGCTCCAGTTCAAATACGAAATGGAATTCGAACAGAAGCTGGACCAGGCATACTACAGCCGCGGCGTGAATTCCGAGGACAAAGCGAGTGCCCGCGACGATTACGAACAGGCAATCGAGCATTACAACAACCTGCTTGACTTGAATGTTGCAGATCAGGAAGATGTCTACATCAAAATTGGTGTCATCTATCAGGAAATGGGCGAATTTGCTCGCGCAGTTGAGTACTTCCAGAACACGACGCTGAAAAAGTTTCCTGACAGCATCAATGCCAATGTGAAGCTAGGTAATCTCCTCCTGGACATTGAACAAAACAAAGAAGAAGGCAAACGGAATTACGCCGAAGCAAAAAAAGTCTTTGAAAAAGCAAGCACCCTCCCTGGTGCCAAAGACGACGAAGGATACAAAAAACTCAGCAGACGCATGGAAAATTTGAATATTCTCTAGGGGAGCAATAGAAGCGGAGGGATGTGCCTTTTGGTACCGAAAAAGAAGCATAAGGTACGTCCCCATGCTCCCAAGGAAGGCAGTTGAAGAAAAATGGCATACCAGATCATGTTCTACGGCGGTTTGGCAGGTGCGATAATCGCGCTGGTGATTGCGGTTCTGACCTACGTGAAACTCAATATTGCCCAGGTCATTACGGATCTGACAGGCTGGAATTTTCCAGGCGCGGGGAGAAAAGCCCGGAAGACCACAGTCAGCCGCAAGACCAACACCAGCACAAAGCCGACAACAAAGGAAATTCATGTCCGCAAGAATGTCGAGAAGGAAGTGGCGGCTGGTGAGTATGTGGAGCCGACAGAAAAGATGGCAAGCGGGCAGATGGAGCCGACAGCACTTTTGAGGAATGAGAGCTTCAAACAGACAGCTTTGCTTAAACAGGATAACCTAGATCCAACAGCGCTGTTCGCGCCTGATGGGCACGAGCCAACAGCTTTATTGGCTGAAACTCCTGTGCGCGAACCAGTGGCAGCAGCAGTCTCATCCAACAGGAGCGTTTTCCATGAGTCACCAGCCGAGACGACCATCCTGTCTGATTGGAATGAAACGACTGTACTGACCTCAGACCATGACGAAACGACTTTACTTGGTGAAACAACCTTATTGGATAATCTCGGTAAAAGAGAAGAACCAAGCTTTAAAAAGCAGGTTGATATTATCGTGGTTCATTCAGAAACAATTATTTAAGTTTGTGTTTTACGCAAAAAAACGAGCTTAAGTTACTATACGCACGATGGTAATGGTAATCGATGAACGTTCCACACCGAGACGATCAATTAAATTCGTAAACCTCCCGCCAGTATTGCACAAATAACCGACCACTAAAAAACGACCAAATAAAAAGGAGAATAAGAGATGCTCGAACCGAGGAAAAAGAAGAAGCACCCAAGCAATAAATGGGCTGCTATCATCCCGATTTTGTTAGTCCTGATTGTGTCTGTGGTGCTTTTTAATGGCAAGGCGCTTTCTACATTAACGAATGTTGACAAAAAAATTGGATTCGAGAGCCAGGAATGGAATATGGCTGAATCGTTTAACAAGGATTGGCAAACCAACCACAATCCTGTTACATTCACTGTTGATTTGCGGAATGATTTCAGTAAAGCGAATCTTCAGGGACAAAATGTTCAGGCACCGTTTAATATCACGGCTGATCAAAACGGGAACCCAATTTTAGTTACAGACATCTCCCCTGTAGGCGGTGCGGAATTCGCGGGGATATACAGGGTGAATATTCCATCTGCAAATGATGGGAAAATTAATATCGACGTAAATTTTTTAAATGATGAAATATGGAGCCTTGAGGCTGAAACTAAAACATTCAGCATCACACGTGACACAACTGCCCCTACTGTAAAATTATCAGGTGCTGAGAATGATATTCTTACAAACCAAGATGTCAAAATCAATGTTGAAGTGATAGAGGAACATTTTGTTGCCGAAAACGTAGATGTTACTGTTTCGAAAAACGGGAACCCATACAATGTGGGTGACTGGGGATCGGCAAAGAGCAAATCTTATTCTTTCAGTGAAGAAGGCGAATATATCTTCACAGTAAAAGCAACAGATAAGGTCGGAAACGAGAGCAGCCAGGAACAGTTGAATTTTGCGATCCGAAAAAAGGCTCCTGAGTTGACTGTTTACGCAGGCGAGAAGCCGCTGTCTAAAGGAGAAGTTTCAAAAACGGACAGTGTAAACCTTAAGATTTCTAGCAAAATCAAGATTGATACCGCGACGGTAACAGTACTGAAAGATGGAGAGCAAATAGAGACAAAGACATTCCCCGCAGGAGATTGGGAAACCATCCTCAACTATCCAACACCTGGTGAAGGAGAATATGAATTCCAGGTGAAGGTTAGCGAAAAGCATGCAAGGGGCGAGGAACATTCATTGCCATCATTCGCTTTCACTGCCGACAAAACGGCACCAAAGCTTGCAATCCTGGATGTGGAAAATGGCGGATTATATGAAACTGATAAGAATGTAAAGGTGACAGTAGATGAAGTCCATATGGGCAATGCTCACTTTGAAATCAAGAAAAAAGACATCAATGGTGAGGAAACATCAAAAAGTGTTGATGTGAAAGACGGTAAAGCCAGCTATACTTCCAACGGTGAGGGTGAATATACCGTCACATTGAAGGCAACGGATGCCGCTGGCAATCAAGCTGCAGAAGAAAGCGTTACGTTCAAAGTCGACAAAGATGGACCAATCCTCTCCATCTCAGAAGATGTAGACGGAAAGTATTTTAAGATAGACAAGGAGCTGACATTCTCGGTAAAGGATATCAGTCTAGTAAAAGCAAACCTGAATGTGAAGAAGGATGGCGATCCATATACCATCGGCAACTTCATCGAAAAATTGTTCACATCCTCGGTTACGCACAATTTTACGGAGGAAGGAACTTATGAAGTTGACTTAAACTCAAAAGATGGCAAAGAGCGAGAGAAATCGCATCCTCCGGTGACATTCTCAATTGATAAGAATGATCCAGTCATCACAGCATCAGCTGTTGAAAAAGTAAAAGACGAAAAGAAATACTATGAAGTGACTGTTGATGTAACAGATAAGTATATCGAGTGGGAAAATACGAGTATAAAAGTTTATAGGAATGGCGAATTGCTTTCCGAAATCAAAGAAAAAGAAGTGGCTAAAACGCATTTAGTTGAAGAAGATGGCGAGTATGCTTTCGAAATCACAGCGACAGACAAAGCGGGCCGCGTCACGTCCAAAAATGATGTGACATTCACAATTGACAATACGGATCCACAACTGTCCATCAATGGAGTAGAGCATGGAGGGTATTACCAAAAACTTGAGAATCTCGAACTGGCGATTGAGGACTTAACTTTCGTACTTGGAGAAACGAAGCTTGAAGTACTGAAGGATGGGGAATCATACGATTTCGGAAAAGGGGATTGGGACATCCTTACTAAAGGCGGTCTCAAAAGAGCAGTCAAGAAGCTGAGCTTCGATAAGGATGGCGATTACGAAATTAAGCTCACAACAAAGGACTTTTTTGGAAACGAAAATACTCTCGAACCAATCAAGTTCACCATCGACACAATCCCACCGGATTTAAAAATTGAAAATGTCTCAGAGGGGGATGAATTAGGAAAGGACCTTAATGTAAAGGTATCTGTTACTGATAAAAATATGGATCTGGATAAAACATTTCTAAATGTTACAAGGAATGGCGAGGAGTATCTGGCCGAAAAAGGACAGAAGGTTTCTGGCGTTCATCCATTCACAGAAGATGGGATTTATGTCATCAATCTCGAATCAACAGATAAAGCAGGGAACAAAAACAGCCAACAACAACTGACATTCACTGTCGACAAGTCGAAGCCAACACTTGATATTACAGGCTTTGAAGCCGGCGAGCATTATCAAAAGCTTGAAGGTGTCGAATTATCAGTAGAAGATTTAACTATCGATTTAAAAGCAACGAAAATCGAGGTATTAAGAGACGGTAAACCGTACGAAATAGAGAATGGTGAGTGGAATGATGCTTCAAAAGGCGTTCTCAAAAGAGCCTCCCGCAAGCTTAACTTTGAAGAAGATGGGGATTATGAAATCAAATTGACCTCAATGGACAGGGTTAAACACCAACATTCGTTCGGTCCTGTCAAATTCACAATTGACCATACCAATCCGGTCATCGAGCTAAGTGGAATTGATGAGGGAGATTTCGTACAGAAGGGCAAGTCGGTCAAGGTGAAAGTGACTGAACACAACTTTAACGATAACAAAGTGACCATTGAAGCAACAAAGAACGGCATGCCATATGATTTAAGCCAATGGGAAAACAGCGGCGAAGTCTCTGAATTGAGCCACACTTTTAACGAAGACGGCGACTATGAAATCACGGTAAATGCAACAGACCGAGCGAAAAATAAAGCGGAAATAAAAACGCTGTCCTTCACCGTCGATAATATCAAGCCGAAAATTAGTATTACAGGCGCAAAGAATAACGCTTATTACAATAGTGACCAAGAGATCAAAATAGCGGTAGATGAGCATAACTTCGCAAATAATAAAGTGAATCTCAAGGTTACCAGGAAAATAGAGGTCGATGGCAAGTCTGTTGACTTCCCAATCGGCGAATGGAAAAACGTAAAGCAGCTTTCTGACTTAAGCTACAAGTTCGACCGCGATGGCGAGTATCAAATGACTGTCGAAGCGAAGGATGCGGCCGGGAATGCTGCTGATACGCAAACGCTCGTTTTCACCCTTGATTACATCGATCCGGAACTGAGCATTACAGGCGTTAGTGATGAGGAACATTACCGTACAGATAAACCAGTCAGCATGAAGATATCAGACCGCAACATCGACCTGTCGCAGACGAACCTAAAAGTCGTGCGCAATGGCCAGCCCTTCAAGATTGGCAATCCGGATCTGAAAGGAAAAACGGCTGCTGAGAAGAATTTCAATTTTTCGCAGGAAGGCAGCTATGTGATCGACCTGAATACAACCGACAAAGCTGGCAACAGCAAGAAACATGACCGGGTTACTTTCATCATCGACAAAACCAACCCGGGCGTGAAAATCGATGGAGTAGAGAACAACTCATTTAATCCAGAAAACAAAAACGTGACCATCTCAATCGATGAATTAAACTATGAAACGAACGATGTAAGCATCTCCGCAACAAAAGATGGAGCTGCCTTCCCAATCGGCAGCTGGAAGAATACAAGCAAGCTGTCGAAGTTAGGATACAATTTTAACAGGGATGGTCTTTACACGATCCAGGCCACGGCAGAGGACAAAGCCGGTAACGGACCAATCTATGAAAAAAAAGACCTTTACGATCGATAAAACCAAGCCTGAAATCGAAATCACTGGTGTCGAAAATAATGCCTATTACAATGTTGATAAACCAGTTAGCACGACAATCAAGGACGTTAACCTGGACATCAATAAAATCACGGTCACCAGGAACGGTGCACGATATAATGCTGGCGGCTTCGCAGTGAACGGAAATCTCGCTTCTTTCCGCCACAACTTCAGCGGTGAAGGTGAATACAGCATCCTGGTTCAAGCAACCGACAAAGCGGGCAACAGCTTCAGTCAGATGATGAAGTTCACGATCGACAAGACGAAGCCAGTCATCACGCCGAAATTCAAAGGCCAGAACCGCGTCATTAAAGACGGAGAGTATATCAATGAAGTATTCACTCCGGAATTTGCCCTGGATGAAGGGGAGGATATGATCGTTTCCGCTACGCTCAATAATGGTGCAAACCTTGGTAAAAACAGTCCAGTTGCAGCAAGGGAAATGAAATACATTTACAAAGTTCTCGCACGCGACAAAGCAGGCAATGAATCAACACTGGAAATCAGCTTTACGCTTGATACTACAAAGCCGATGCTGAATATTTCCGGCGTACTGGATGGCTTTTTCAATAAAGACATCACACCGAAAGTGACGTATTCAGATATTCATTTGGACGGGAACAAGACATCCGTAACCTTGAACGGCAAGCCATTCGAAAATGGCACAAAGCTTGAATACGAACAGGATTATATTTTAAAAGCGGTTGTAACCGACCTGGCGAAAAACGTTTCATCACGGACAATTGTCTTCACAATCGATAAAACAAAGCCGGTCATCAAGTTCAAAGAGCCAATTTCCAATAAGTATTTCAACACCGATCTGCTGCCACAGCTGCTGATTGATGACATGAGTTCATATGACATCATTGCGATGATGCTTGATGGAAAACCATATGAAGCCGGCGATCCAATCAAAGAAGAAGGAAAGCACGTCATGTTCTTTGAAGTCAAGGATAAGGCAGGCAACATCCAGCAGTTGAGCGTCGAGTTCATCATCGACAAAACGGCACCAAAGGTCGTGTATGAAGGTGTGAAAAATAAGGAGAAGTACTACGATCCAGTTGACATCTCCATCCGCCTGGATAACCCGAATGACAAAATAAAATCAGTCATGATCAACGGGGAATTGTTCGATGGCGACGTAGTCGAAGAAAGCGGCTACCAAGTAATCAAAACGAAGCTGGCTGAAATCAAGCCATACGAAATCAAAGTAACTGCATTTGATGAAGCAGGTAACGAAAAAACAACCATCATTTCATTTGAAATCGTTGAAAAAGGAGCTTTAGTGAAGTTTTATGAAAATAAACCAATGCTCGGCGGAACGATTGCTGGTTTAGTAGGACTGCTTGGAGCAGCCGCTACGGTGCTGATTCGCAGGCGCAAGGTGAAGGTGGAAGAAGAATAAAGCACGTAGAGAATCCAAAGAGATGGTTGAATTGCTCTTTGGATTTTTCTTTATTTAAAATGTAAGGATGTGATTGAGGTGAAACCTGAATTTTTAGCTGATCGTAATGAAATCATCGCAGAGTTGAACAAGATTTCAAGGGAGTTGGAATTGGCAGCAGATGATCTAAGGAGATACAAAGGAATCGGTGCCGAACAATGTTCATCCTCACTGAACCAACTGTCTGGAAAATATCAAAGAATAAAACATAAATTATACCAAGTTTAAGAGTCTAGGAGCGGGAAAATGAGAAAAATGCAGAAGGTGGTGCTAATATTCATGGGCATATTTTCAATGATATTAGCCTCAGCATGCGGCGACCAGGACAAAGCTGCAGTAGAAGAGATAAACAAAATAACTACAACTGTTGCTAATAAACCCCTATTGTTCCTCCGTTCTGTATATACTCCATATTACCATTTTATAAAATTCCTCTGGTTTTTTGCTAATTTGACAAATTTCCGCAAATCATGTCAATTTTATCGTTAGCTAGTTACTAATTTCCTATTAATGTGATAAAATAAACAATTAGGGTAGAATATGGTTCGCAGATTGCGGCAGCGTCTGTGTAATCTCGGACATCGTGATCTATTTTACATAGATGAGGCTTTTCATCAGCTGAGATAACGAGGCTTAATCAGCCGCAGCCAGCCATTTGTCAAGGAGGAAAAAGCAAAATGTTTGCAAGGGATATCGGGATTGACCTTGGTACAGCCAATGTGTTGATCCATGTAAAAGGTCGAGGAATTGTCTTGAATGAACCGTCTGTTGTGGCGATTGATAAGAACACGAACAAGGTTTTGGCTGTTGGGGAAGAGGCGCGTAAAATGGTTGGGCGTACACCTGGCAATATCGTAGCGATTCGCCCGTTGAAGGATGGAGTAATCGCAGATTTCGATGTGACGGAATCAATGCTTAAGCATTTCATCAATAAACTGAATGTAAAAGGGTTCTTGTCGAAGCCGCGCATCCTGATTTGCTGTCCGACGAACATTACGAGCGTTGAGCAAAAGGCAATCAGGGAAGCTGCTGAAAAGAGCGGCGGCAAGAAGATTTATCTTGAAGAAGAGCCAAAAGTAGCGGCAATCGGCGCTGGTATGGATATTTTCCAGCCTAGCGGCAACATGGTTGTTGACATTGGCGGTGGAACGACGGATGTTGCGGTTCTTTCAATGGGGGATATCGTTACATCTCAGTCGATTAAAATGGCTGGCGACAAGTTTGATGCAGAAATTTTAAGTTATATTAAACGTGAATATAAGCTTTTGATCGGTGAGAGAACAGCTGAAAATATCAAGATCCAAATTGGAACTGTCTTCCCAGGCAGCCGCAGTGAGGAAATGGAAATTCGCGGCCGTGACATGGTATCCGGACTTCCACGCACGATTACTGTGCGTTCTGAGGAGATTGAAAAAGCATTGAGAGAATCAGTTGCTGTCATCGTTCAGGCTGCAAAAACAGTGCTGGAGAAGACTCCTCCTGAACTATCCGCAGACATCATTGACCGCGGCGTTATCTTGACTGGCGGCGGAGCATTGCTTCATGGTATCGACCAGCTGATGCAGGAAGAATTGAAAGTACCAGTCTTGATTGCCGATAACCCAATGGATTGTGTTGCGATTGGAACAGGTATTATGCTTGATAATATTGACCGCATCGCAGGTCGTCGCGGAATCATCTAAAATAAAATCTGGAATTCCTTCGGTAATATCACCGCAGGATTCCAGATTTTTTTTGCGGTAAAACATAAGATTTTGTCCAGTTTCAGCGCTTGGGATTTGCGTTTTCCCCGTTTTTTCTGGAATAAAACCCAAAATCCTACATTTTCCTGCAAATTTTTAATGTTTCTTGCCGATATATTTCTTATAATAGAAAGTAGTGAAAAAATTTCCTTATTTGCAGGGATTTTTCCGATAAGGGTGTGAATTTATGTTCAA belongs to Mesobacillus subterraneus and includes:
- a CDS encoding WXG100 family type VII secretion target — its product is MARAITVEPAKLETTANKIDQQAADYERNYKALFSEVEAMAAAWQGADNQAYTAQIKGFMDDFNKMTQLMRQYSEFLKMSAKTYRDTQSEVINQAKRLSN
- a CDS encoding pore-forming ESAT-6 family protein, translated to MAGDGIKISLGEVSKTAGQIRNLNQQLSTRLEEIKKDMNALSSSWNSDASNTIRGNFNSLAPRFEEYRQVVDSYAKFLDNTVTNYNTAETAINNNASSFK
- a CDS encoding DUF6382 domain-containing protein, which gives rise to MIKHAEFKLESYGISKFLYYHANSKADIDGGQVELLRASRVPGILPCHAILEGDNCFLRYDMLSDNTLEMLNSTPATKERLYNSFLNIAETLVDAQASGLDIANFVFSQRDIFIDNFSNRLVFIYLPVKNNIFEKVSLKEFLQDMLLSAPYDEKDDAAFFIKLHNYLVETKKIKPEELLEKVNELGGDETLVRQPYKMPDKPKQEATLQTVTDQEPILEPSELGIPSINPNFYSPGSEVHTMKTSVDNGVLTSEYTSQKKDVKTGRKLEIEEEVNYKRITRAELGENNALLKEASALGGGTSINIQPGHCQQQ
- a CDS encoding FHA domain-containing protein, yielding MAEHQSTSSLAIASSSESEDGGTTVLGVTADEDEGTTTLGHSTRRPFLLAVSKNEKITIAKDFFKIGRDPMRADFATENKVIGRVHAHVIVTNGEYFLEDNHSTNGSFVNGVKVSPKEKVKIKHEDKIKLANEEFIFKVY
- a CDS encoding PP2C family protein-serine/threonine phosphatase; amino-acid sequence: MAFQVAYHTDIGIKKKTNQDGLLLKTAKTPDGEIGLFIICDGMGGLSHGELASATVIRGMSEWFDNDLPELLGSGIAEDDFPGKLEERVRELNTKILEYGEAANIKLGTTITALLLLHKQYYILQIGDSRAYSINNHLIKLTEDQTLVERELQRGNITAEQARIDPRRNVLLQCVGATKDINVVITSGEVDSENMFMLCTDGFYHEITDEEMVTNLNPQHFTDEKQMKETLVQLVELAKERQETDNISILLAKRDMGKVLAFR
- a CDS encoding serine/threonine-protein kinase, coding for MIQIGTIIDDRYEILKEIGRGGMSVVYLAMDNRLNKSLVVKDIRKRSNSNNELLINSLVVEANMLKKLDHGSLPKIYDIIESEGDIYVVMDYIEGESLKERLKRDGKIPAKEVIEWAKQLSGVLGYLHTRKPYPIIYRDMKPDNVMLTPEGKIKLIDFGIAREFKTENLSDTTNLGTKGYAAPEQISGRQTDAKTDIYSLGITLYHLVTGKNLSEPPFEIRPIREWDPSLPEGLEHIIKKCTQAEPANRYQNCEELSYDLEHINRLTKGYKNMLIKKLAMFVVPAVLFLAFSTTSALGYKGMKNEQFQDYMNLVNQASIALMDGEQTEAIKLLESATRVDKERPEAYINLLDLYINRNQTDEGLAKMESYIQDKYGGVHENNEVLFKVGMTYFDVKRDYNNALKYFQQIDEKELPDAKYYKSLATTMSSLNVDYTKFAGDLQEFHQYNDGLANDSKKIDNYNSLANIYISYKSQIPESNTQAIEIVQKAKEVLAKLENEQLQFKYEMEFEQKLDQAYYSRGVNSEDKASARDDYEQAIEHYNNLLDLNVADQEDVYIKIGVIYQEMGEFARAVEYFQNTTLKKFPDSINANVKLGNLLLDIEQNKEEGKRNYAEAKKVFEKASTLPGAKDDEGYKKLSRRMENLNIL